One window of Mesorhizobium sp. WSM4904 genomic DNA carries:
- a CDS encoding VOC family protein: MAKVTSHLWFEKDARQAVEFYVSTIPNSAIGRMTDVAADNPSGPAGSVKIIEFVLDDQNFIALEAGPLDPFNHSFSILVELESQAEIDRIWDAFLDDGGKPEQCGWLKDRWGLSWQIVPKILGDMAAHPDRERAKRATEAMLGMVKIDVAALERAFGEPDFAGQS, from the coding sequence ATGGCCAAGGTGACCTCGCATCTGTGGTTCGAAAAGGACGCGCGGCAAGCGGTGGAGTTCTATGTCTCCACCATTCCAAATTCGGCGATCGGCCGCATGACGGACGTGGCGGCCGACAATCCGAGCGGCCCCGCCGGCAGCGTCAAGATCATCGAATTCGTGCTCGACGACCAGAATTTCATCGCGCTCGAAGCCGGTCCGCTCGATCCGTTCAACCATTCCTTCTCGATCCTCGTCGAACTGGAAAGCCAGGCCGAGATCGACCGGATCTGGGACGCCTTTCTCGATGATGGCGGCAAGCCCGAGCAATGCGGCTGGCTGAAAGACCGCTGGGGCCTGTCGTGGCAGATCGTGCCGAAAATCCTCGGCGACATGGCCGCGCATCCCGACCGCGAGCGCGCCAAACGCGCCACCGAGGCGATGCTCGGGATGGTGAAGATCGATGTCGCGGCGCTGGAGAGGGCGTTTGGGGAGCCGGACTTCGCCGGCCAAAGTTAA
- a CDS encoding peptidase S10: MRSKLKLVSLVLLALTAFAQPVAAQTPERPAPAGGVLSLLPPPQVTEHSLTLGGRKLDYQAKAGTLSLLSGKGEVTAEIFYVAYTQQSPAPAKERPITFVFNGGPGAASAYLHLGALGPRVLATAPDGEFLPPPQKLIDNPDSWLDMSDLVFVDPVGTGYSREAPGQDTKAFWGVDQDASSVGAFIRLYLAQNGRTASPLFLAGESYGGFRAALLARTLQEDVGLSPSGIVLISPALEFMLVRPDQFDQLHWALELPSLAATRLRADGVSGEALHDRLAEVEHYALGDYLTALTSGLEQGGKLASGRVAEITGLPLDLVQRNFARVPTGLFAREFQRAKGKVLSPYDAMVATSDIAPESAHIAGPDPVLDRSVPVLTSAFVAYARDELNYRTDVSYRLLNGEVSRNWDYGNSGQGYAGVMNDLQRARSLNPSLGVVIVNGYTDLVTPYLATRYLVNQIPSLTDAKPIRLDVVEGGHMMYFRPDGRRALKEAASELYQATQ, translated from the coding sequence ATGCGGTCCAAGTTGAAGCTCGTCTCCCTCGTGCTCCTCGCGCTCACAGCCTTCGCGCAGCCGGTCGCCGCCCAAACACCTGAACGGCCGGCGCCGGCCGGCGGCGTGCTGTCGCTTCTGCCGCCGCCGCAGGTGACCGAACATTCGCTCACCCTTGGCGGGCGCAAACTAGACTACCAGGCCAAGGCCGGCACGCTGTCGCTGCTGTCCGGCAAGGGCGAGGTCACGGCCGAGATTTTCTATGTCGCCTACACGCAGCAATCGCCCGCCCCGGCGAAGGAGCGGCCGATCACATTCGTCTTCAACGGCGGGCCTGGCGCGGCTTCGGCCTATCTGCATCTCGGCGCGCTCGGCCCGCGCGTCCTCGCGACCGCCCCCGACGGCGAATTCCTGCCGCCGCCGCAAAAGCTGATCGACAATCCGGACAGCTGGCTCGACATGAGCGATCTCGTCTTCGTCGATCCGGTCGGCACCGGCTACAGCCGCGAGGCGCCGGGTCAGGACACCAAAGCGTTCTGGGGCGTCGACCAGGACGCCAGCTCGGTCGGCGCCTTCATCCGGCTCTATCTCGCGCAAAACGGCCGCACCGCTTCGCCGCTCTTCCTCGCCGGCGAGAGCTATGGCGGCTTTCGCGCGGCGCTGCTTGCCAGGACGCTGCAGGAGGATGTCGGCTTGAGCCCGAGCGGCATCGTGCTGATCTCTCCGGCCCTGGAGTTCATGCTGGTGCGGCCGGACCAGTTCGACCAGCTGCATTGGGCGCTGGAACTGCCTTCGCTTGCGGCGACCCGGCTGCGCGCCGACGGCGTCAGCGGCGAAGCGTTGCACGACAGGCTGGCGGAGGTCGAGCACTACGCGCTTGGCGACTATCTGACGGCGCTCACCAGTGGGCTGGAGCAAGGCGGAAAGCTCGCCAGCGGGCGCGTGGCGGAGATCACCGGCCTGCCGCTCGACCTTGTGCAGCGCAATTTCGCCCGCGTCCCGACCGGCCTCTTCGCCCGCGAGTTCCAACGCGCCAAGGGCAAGGTGCTCAGCCCTTACGATGCCATGGTCGCGACCAGCGACATCGCGCCGGAAAGCGCCCACATCGCCGGCCCCGATCCGGTGCTCGACCGCAGCGTGCCGGTGCTGACCTCGGCCTTCGTCGCCTATGCGCGCGACGAACTGAACTACCGCACCGACGTCAGCTACCGGCTGCTCAACGGCGAAGTCAGCCGCAACTGGGACTACGGCAATTCGGGGCAAGGCTATGCCGGGGTGATGAACGACCTGCAGCGGGCGCGCTCGCTCAACCCTTCGCTCGGGGTCGTCATCGTCAACGGCTATACCGACCTCGTCACGCCCTATCTCGCCACGCGCTACCTGGTGAACCAGATCCCTTCGCTCACCGACGCAAAGCCGATCCGCCTCGACGTCGTCGAGGGCGGCCACATGATGTATTTCAGGCCGGATGGAAGGCGCGCGCTGAAGGAGGCCGCCTCGGAGCTCTACCAGGCGACGCAGTGA
- a CDS encoding DMT family transporter — protein sequence MVDVVVLESRERVLAGILITAGAYFLFSAQDASIKLLVAGMTVWQIMFFRSITILAACGAIGGRKLFADTASSPIVRPMLVRSAFTLAAWLCYYNAARSLQLAELTTIYYAAPIIVTVLSVVILGETVPLLRWVAVFIGFAGVFVACDPTRLGLSMPVMLVLAAAVLWGIAVVLLRKTAMQERTMIQLVLNNFYFLLFSAVPALIWWRMPDGLQLVLLASVGALGGVAQYLLFEGMKRAPVSIVAPFEYTSLVWAFALGFAIWGDVPRAQVFMGAALIIGAGLVIVVNEHFRKRI from the coding sequence ATGGTCGATGTCGTCGTCCTCGAAAGCCGCGAAAGGGTGCTGGCCGGCATCCTGATCACTGCCGGCGCCTATTTCCTGTTTTCGGCGCAGGACGCCTCGATCAAGCTGCTCGTCGCCGGCATGACGGTGTGGCAGATCATGTTCTTCCGCTCGATCACCATCCTTGCCGCCTGCGGCGCGATCGGCGGGCGGAAGCTGTTCGCCGACACCGCAAGCTCGCCCATCGTGCGGCCGATGCTGGTGCGCAGCGCTTTCACGCTCGCCGCCTGGCTTTGCTACTACAACGCCGCGCGCTCGCTGCAGCTCGCCGAGCTCACCACCATCTATTACGCCGCGCCGATCATCGTCACCGTTTTGTCGGTGGTGATCCTGGGCGAGACCGTGCCGCTGCTGCGCTGGGTCGCGGTGTTCATCGGCTTCGCCGGCGTCTTCGTCGCCTGCGACCCGACGCGTCTCGGCCTGTCGATGCCGGTGATGCTGGTGCTGGCGGCGGCCGTCTTGTGGGGCATTGCCGTGGTGCTCCTGCGCAAGACGGCGATGCAGGAGCGCACCATGATCCAACTGGTGCTCAACAATTTCTACTTCCTGTTGTTTTCGGCGGTGCCGGCGCTGATCTGGTGGCGCATGCCCGACGGGCTGCAGCTCGTGCTTCTCGCCAGCGTCGGCGCGCTCGGCGGCGTCGCGCAATACTTGCTCTTCGAGGGCATGAAGCGGGCACCGGTGTCGATCGTGGCGCCTTTCGAGTACACCTCGCTGGTCTGGGCCTTCGCGCTGGGCTTCGCCATCTGGGGCGACGTGCCGCGCGCGCAAGTGTTCATGGGCGCGGCCTTGATCATCGGCGCCGGGCTGGTGATCGTCGTCAACGAGCATTTCCGCAAACGCATTTAG
- a CDS encoding DMT family transporter: protein MPEKLAEGGIADTAAERTLGIALVSASAVAFALTGVLTKSIHADPLTITCWRGFFGSILITLYVIWRRRRSGGRESLRLGWRGWLLAVEGAAASIAFISAFKFTYVANVAVIYATSPFIAALLSFLLVREKFRLQTMLAAAVSLCGVAIMVGGGLGSGHLFGDGLALLMTTGSALYMIMVRAFRDTPVVWAGAVSAFLLFVLGWFVTDPLAVSTRDVVLLATFGCSFALASILWTEGSRLIPAAEAGLLGSAEVPFAILFALLFLGEIPPIASIIGGAIVLCAVFAHAGRDWMKAKSARS from the coding sequence ATGCCGGAAAAGCTCGCCGAGGGCGGCATCGCCGATACTGCGGCCGAGCGTACGCTCGGCATCGCGCTGGTCTCGGCGTCGGCCGTCGCCTTCGCGCTCACCGGCGTGCTGACCAAGTCGATCCACGCCGATCCGCTGACCATCACCTGCTGGCGCGGTTTCTTCGGCTCGATCCTGATCACCCTTTATGTGATTTGGCGGCGGCGCCGCTCGGGCGGGCGCGAGAGTCTGCGGCTCGGCTGGCGCGGCTGGCTGCTGGCGGTCGAAGGCGCCGCGGCAAGCATCGCCTTCATCTCGGCCTTCAAGTTCACCTATGTCGCCAACGTGGCGGTCATCTATGCGACCTCGCCCTTCATCGCGGCACTGCTTTCTTTCCTGCTGGTGCGGGAAAAATTCCGGCTGCAGACGATGCTGGCGGCGGCCGTGTCGCTCTGCGGCGTCGCCATCATGGTGGGCGGCGGCCTCGGCAGCGGCCATCTGTTCGGCGACGGGCTGGCGCTTTTGATGACCACCGGCAGCGCGCTTTACATGATCATGGTGCGCGCCTTCCGCGATACGCCCGTCGTCTGGGCCGGCGCGGTGTCCGCCTTCCTGCTCTTCGTGCTCGGCTGGTTCGTCACCGATCCGCTTGCCGTGTCGACCCGCGACGTGGTGCTGCTCGCCACCTTCGGCTGCTCCTTCGCGTTGGCCTCGATCCTGTGGACGGAAGGCTCGCGGCTCATCCCCGCCGCCGAAGCCGGCCTGCTCGGCTCGGCGGAGGTACCCTTCGCCATCCTCTTCGCCTTGCTGTTCCTCGGCGAAATCCCGCCGATCGCCAGCATCATCGGCGGCGCCATCGTGCTTTGCGCTGTCTTCGCGCATGCCGGGCGCGACTGGATGAAGGCGAAATCGGCGCGTTCCTAA